CGCGACCTCGAGGACCGGTTGCGGCGGGCCGGCGCGCACTGACCGCACACGTGTGGCTCAGGGCAGGTTGGTGAGCATCTTCTGGTACCACACCACGTCGATCCACCGGTCGAACTTGCGGCCGACCTCGCGCAGCATGCCGACCTTCTCGAACCCGACGCTCTCGTGCAGCCGCTGGCTCGCCGGGTTGGGCAGCGCGACCAGCGCGACGGCGGTGTGGACCCCGGACACGGCCATGGTCTCCAGCAGCGCCGGGTAGAGCAGCCGGCCGACGCCCCGACCCCGCACCGACGGGTCGAGGTAGAGCGAGGTCTCCCGGGTCAGCTCGTAGGCCGGACGCGGCCGGTAGGACCAGGAGTAGGCGTAGCCGACGACGTTGGTGTCGGTGTGGTCGACCGCCACCAGCAGGTGGTCACCGGGGTGCTGGCCCTCGAGCCGGGCGCGCCAGTGGTCGAGGTCGGGAGGCTCGAGGTCGAAGGTGACCGTGCTGGTCTCGACCTCGTGGTTGTAGATGGCCGCGATCTGGGGCAGGTCCCGCTCGGTCGCTGCGCGCGTCTGGAAGTCCTCTGCCGGGTTCCGCGCCATGAGCGCCATCTTCTCGCACGCCGGCCTGGGGTCGGGCGGCCGCCCACGGACTGACAACAGGGTGGGTCCTAATCTCGTCCCATGCGCTACACGGAGTTCTGGAGCCGGCTGGAGGACGTCCTCGGCATCCGTGCCCGATCCTGGGCCCAGGACCACGTCCTCACCGCGCTCGAGGGACGCACCGTGCAGGGCGCGCTCGACGAGGGCGAGGACCCCCAGCGCGTCTGGCGGGCCGTGCACGCCGAGCTCGAGCTGCCCGAGCGCGACCGGTGAGCGCGCCGCGGCAGCAGCAGGCGCAACACCAGATGCAGCACCGGGTCCAGCGGCGCACCCTCGCCACCCTCGTCGGGGGACAGGCGTTCGGCGGGGTCGGCATCACGATCGGGGTCGCGACCGCCGCGCTGCTGGCCGAGGAGGTGTCGGGCTCACCCGAGCTCGCCGGGCTGGTGCAGACCGCCCAGGTGCTCGGCGCGGCCCTGGCGGCGTACGTCCTCGCCCGGGTGATGGGGCGGTCCGGTCG
The nucleotide sequence above comes from Nocardioides massiliensis. Encoded proteins:
- a CDS encoding GNAT family N-acetyltransferase, translated to MARNPAEDFQTRAATERDLPQIAAIYNHEVETSTVTFDLEPPDLDHWRARLEGQHPGDHLLVAVDHTDTNVVGYAYSWSYRPRPAYELTRETSLYLDPSVRGRGVGRLLYPALLETMAVSGVHTAVALVALPNPASQRLHESVGFEKVGMLREVGRKFDRWIDVVWYQKMLTNLP
- a CDS encoding DUF3046 domain-containing protein; amino-acid sequence: MRYTEFWSRLEDVLGIRARSWAQDHVLTALEGRTVQGALDEGEDPQRVWRAVHAELELPERDR